The genomic interval GACAAGTGTAAGGGCCTTTGCGGCAATGGCAATGGCCGTCGGCGGCGGCAAATCGGACGCTGTATCTGCTTTACCCCCGACTTTGCGGGATTTAAGCATTGACGGGCAGCCGGATTGGCTTTATATGCCCGGCCACAGTATTTGAAAGCTCAATGAGCTTCATCAATTGCTCCCGTCACAAAAGCGATCCAGGCCGGTCACGGCAACCGCGACTGACGGAGCTTGCGTCAGAATTCGAAGAGAGACTTATATGGCCAATACAACTTCGGCGAAAAAGGCGACGCGCAAGATGGCCCGCCGTACAGCCGTCAACAAGTCCCGCCGCACCCGCGTTCGCGGTTACGTTCGCAAGGTTGAAGAAGCGATCCTCGCCGGCGATCCGGAGCAGGCCAAGGCCGCTCTGGCCGCAGCCGAGCCGGAACTGGCGCGCGCCGCCAGCAAGGGCGTGCTTCACCGCAACACCGCCTCGCGCAAGGTCTCGCGTCTGGCGCAGCGCGTGAAGGCAATTTCGGCCTGATCCGAATTAGAATTGCAGACTTTTTGAAGAACCCGGCCTTGTGCCGGGTTTTTCGTTTTGAGTTCATACACTTGGCTATTGTGATGCAAACATTACGAACAGATGTCACTAAAATGACCAAGAACATCGAACCTTCTCAATGGCTTACGCGAGGTTTGCCGCATTTTCACCATTTTTGGGCCGCCGCGGTCCATGTAATAATGACATCTGAAAAATTTATTTTTTCCGGCATTTTCGTCCGACCGGTTTCAGACATATGTGAATCTAATTGATTCAAAAGCGATTCTTCCGAGCCCTTCCGCGGGGACCCAAACTCACGGGTAAGAGTCAATGCTGGAAGCGCCGAATCGGCAAAAAATCCTTGTTGAAATTGTCGGTCGTTCTTGCCTAAATGACCTCCGACAGCAGACGGAATGAGCTCCCGGATTTTTCGGGAGGGGCGTGTTCGACACAGGATACGTTGTCTTCCCGACGCTGGGAGCGGCGGCTTTTTGGGCGCCGTTTTTCCAACAATCACAGGTTGTTATCCGGTATTCGCCAGAATTCCGGGTTCGTTCCTGTGTGTCTTTTGCAAATGACCTACGAGAGCAGGGAGGGGAAGCAGAACTTCAAAACACAGAAACTCCGGACATTTTGCAGCCTGCATTTTCCGATACGAGGATCGGATGGCAGGCAAGCGGCGGAAA from Martelella mediterranea DSM 17316 carries:
- the rpsT gene encoding 30S ribosomal protein S20, with the translated sequence MANTTSAKKATRKMARRTAVNKSRRTRVRGYVRKVEEAILAGDPEQAKAALAAAEPELARAASKGVLHRNTASRKVSRLAQRVKAISA